Genomic segment of Desulfarculaceae bacterium:
GCGGATGATGCGCGGCTCCTCATCCAGCACCTGGCGCAGGTCTTTGTAGCGCCAGACATGGTTGCCCGTGGTGATGACCCCCACCCCGTGGGTGAAGATCTCCGCGGCCACCGAGGCGCTGAGCCCCAGGCCGCCCGAGGCGTTCTCGCCGTTGGCGATGACCAGGTCCACCCCCAGGCGCTGGCGCAGGCCGGGCAACACGCTCTTGAGGCAACGCCGCCCCGGAGAGCCGAAAACGTCCCCTATCATCAGAAGCTTAAGCATGGTGGGCAATCCTGGGCGGCTGGGGAGACTCTTGGGGAAAACCTTTTTTGAAAAAAAGGTTTTCCCCAAACCCCATTCCAAAAAACTGTGGGCAAAACGCCGCCGCTGGCCCAGCAAGGCTGGGCGGCGCGTCGGCCTTTTGCCACGGTTGGAAGGGGGTCATGTGGCTGCCAGTCAGGTTGTTTTTCGTCCGCGTTCCGGCGCGGCGGAAAACAACCGTGAAAGTCTTTTGAGGGGGTCTGGGGGGACTTTTCTCCAGAAAAGTTCCCCCAGCCTCATAAAAAGCTACTTGGCGTAGTCCACGGCGCGGGTTTCGCGGATGACCGTGACCTTGATCTGGCCGGGGTACATCAGCTCTTCCTCGATCTTGCGGGCCACGTCGTGGGAGAGCATGAGGGCCAGGTCGTCGTTGGTCTTTTCCGCCTCCAGCACGATGCGCAGCTCGCGGCCGGCCTGGATGGCGTAGGCGTTGGCCACGCCCTCGTGCACCGTGGCGATGCGCTCCAGGTCTTCCAGGCGCTTGACGTAGGACTCGAGCATCTCGCGGCGGGCGCCGGGGCGGGCGCCGCTCAGGGCGTCGGCCGCCTGCACCAGCACATCCAGCACGCTATCCGGGGCCACGTCCTCGTGGTGGGCGGCCAGGGCGTGGACGATGTGGGGCTTTTCGCCGTAGCGCCGGGCCAGGTCCGCGCCAATCACCGCGTGGGGGCCTTCGATCTCGTGGTCCACCGCCTTGCCGATGTCGTGCAGCAGGCCCGCCCGCTTGGCGGCCTGGGTGTCCAGGCCCAGCTCGGAGGCCATGATGCCGCAGAGGAAGGCCACCTCCAGGGAGTGGACCAGCACGTTCTGGGCGTAGGAGGAGCGGTAGCGCAAGCGGCCGATCAGCTTAACGATCTCGGGGTGGATGCCGTGCACGCCCACGTCGAAGGTGGCCTGCTCGCCGGCTTCCTTCACGCTGGCCTCCACCTCGGTCTCGATCTTCTTGACCACCTCCTCGATGCGCGCGGGGTGGATGCGGCCGTCGGAGATGAGGCGCTCCAGGGAGCGGCGGGCCACCTCGCGCCGGAGGGGGTTGAAGCCGCTGATGATCACCGCCTCGGGGGTGTCGTCGATGATCAGGTCGATGCCCGTGGCCGCCTCGATGGCCCGGATGTTGCGGCCCTCGCGGCCGATGATGCGGCCCTTCATCTCGTCGTTGGGCAGCGCCACCACGCTCACGGTCTTTTCCACCGCGTAATCGCCGGCATAGCGCTTACAGGCCAGGGCCAGGATTTCCTGGGCCTTCTTCTGGGAGGCCTCCTTGGTCTCGGCCTCGATGCGCACCAGGGTCTTGGCGCTCTCGTGGCGGGCCTGGGACTCGATGGTGGAGATGAGCTCGGCCTTGGCCTGGTCCTGGGTCATGGCCGCGATGCGCTCCAGGGTGGCCTTTTCCTCGGCCACCATCTTCTCGTATTCGCCGAGGCGGGCCTCGGCGTCACTGCGCATCTGGGTCAGCTCGGTGTCGCGCTTGTGGTAGTCGTCCTCGCGCTCGTCCAGGTGAGAGCTCTTGCGGTCGAGGGTCTCCTCCTTCTTGTCCAGGCGCTTTTCCATGGAGGCCAGCTCGGCGCGGCGCTCCTTGGTCTCGGCTTCCAGCTCCAGCTTCATCTGGTAGAGCTGGTCCTTGGCCTGCAAGAGGGCTTCTTTTTTCAGGGTCTCGGATTCGCGGCGGGCGTCGTCCACCATCTTTTGGCTCAGGGCCTCCACCGACTCCAGCCGGCTGGCCGCTTGCCGCAAGCGGATGATGTAACCGAGCGCCACCCCGAGCAGGAGGGCCAGAATTATCCCGGCCAAGGCAAGGGGTGTAGACATGGGGCCTCCTTTATCTGTGCAAGGAGACCGAGGCCTTGACCGGGCCCGTCATCGCTTTTTCCCTCGCCTTTCACTAGGGCGCATGCCCTGTTGGCCTACCGGCCGGGCGGCCGTACCGGGCGTGGGGTGCAGCACGCCTTCCCTCTGCTTGGGGGGATGGGCAGGCTGCCGGGAAAATGCTTTGGGCTCATGATCATCTATCGGCTTGGCGCCGCTGAAGCGGTTTTTTAAAGGTCCCCCGCCTCTGCCGTGGGGCGGTCACTTTTTGAACCTGTCGGAACAGGTGGGCCGGGCGTGAATCCGGTTCGAGCGACCCCTTGGGGTGCTGCCACCGGGTATCAGTGGCATTCGGCCCGTTATCTTGAGTGTTGGCTCAAAATGACTGTCCCGCCTGTACACGAACAGGGCAGGGGCGCCTAAGCCTTCCGCTCCTCAATCATCTTGAGGAGTCTTTCGGTTTTCGCCTCGATCTCCTGAGACAGTTTCTCCTGCTGATCCTGTAGTTGCAGGAGCTCGTGAGTTATGTTCAGGGCGGCCAGCACCGCGGCCGCCAGAGTCGAGGAGGTGTTGGTGGTGGCCAGCACCTCGTTGAGCCGGTCGTTGAGCAAGGCCGCTACTTGGCGGACCCTTTCCTCGCCCGCGTCGGAGCGCAGGACGTACTCGTTGCCGAGTATCTCTACGGTAACCGCCTTGGGCAATTCAGCTTCCGGCCCCGATCTATAATGTCTCCAACTTGGCCAAGAGTTGTTCCACCCGTTTGCGCACCTGGTCCCGTTCGGCGTCGCCTTCGGCCAGGAGCTGATTCATCTCGGCCAGTTCCTTGTCTTTTTCTTCCAGACGGCCGCGCAGCTCGCCGTTTTCTCCACTCAGCTCGCTCAGGCGGCCCAGAAGCTCTTCTATCTTTTTCTCAAGCAGGTTGAACGTGTTGAGGTCCATGGATTAGTTTACCTTTTCTGCCATGTCCAAATCTAGGGGATGAATCGGGTTGGCGCAAGGAGATAATTGGAACAAGCTCACCAAATTGTCACTCCACGGTGACGCTCTTGGCCAAATTGCGCGGCTGATCCACGTCGGTCCCCCGGATCACGGCCACGTGATAGGCCAAAAGCTGCAAGGGCACCGTGAGCACCACCGGGGCCAGCAGGGGCGGGCAGTGAGGCACCCCGATGACCGCGTCGGCCAGGCCGCAGGCCGCCTGGTTGTCCGCTTCGGTGAGGGCGATGAGCTGTCCTTGGCGGGCGCGCACCTCCTGCATGTTGGAGAGCACCTTCTCCAACACGTCGTTCTTGTTGGCTAAAACCACCACGGGCATCTCCTGGTCGATCAGGGCGATGGGCCCGTGTTTCATCTCGCCGGCGGGGTAGCCCTCGGCGTGGATGTAGCTTATCTCCTTGAGCTTGAGCGCGCCTTCCAGGGCGATGGGGTAGCAGAGCCCCCGGCCCAGGTACAAAAAGTCGGTGGCCTGGGCGTATTTCTCGGCCACCTCGCGCACCGCTTCCTCGTTTTCCAGGGTCTGTTGCAGCAGGCCGGGCAGGCTTACCAGGTCGTTGATAAGCTCGCGGCCTTGCTCGCTATCCAGAGCGCCGCGCACCCGGCCCAGATGCACGGCCAGCATGTAGAGCACCACCAGCTGGGTGGTGAAGGCCTTGGTGGAAGCCACCCCGATCTCGGGCCCGGCGTGGGTGTAGACCACGCCAGCGGCCTCGCGGGTGAGGGTGGAGCCCACCACGTTGCAGATGGCCACGGCCTTGGCGCCCTTGCCCGTGGCCTCGCGCAAGGCGGCCAGGGTGTCGGCGGTCTCGCCGGACTGGCTGATGGCCACCACCAGGTCGCCGGGCCCCACCAGGGGGTCGCGGTAGCGGAACTCGCTGCCCAGGTCCACCTCGGCCGGAATGCGGGCCAGGCCCTCGAGCCAGAACTTGCCCACCAGGGCGGCGTGCCAGGAGGTGCCGCAGGCCAAAAGCACCAGGCGCTTGATTCCCTTGAGGTCTTCGGGGGTGAGCCCCAGGTCGGGCAGGAACACGTCGTCCTCGCCGGCCTTGGCCCGGCCGCCGATGGTGTCCACCAGGGCGCGGGGCTGCTCGAAGATCTCCTTTTGCATGAAGTGCTTGTACCCGGCCTTCTCGGCCATGGCCGGGGACCAGGAGATGGTGTCCACCGGGCGCTCCTGGAGCTTGCCCGCCAGGTCGCTGATGGCGTACTCGCCGTCCCGGATCACCACCAGATCGCCGTCGTGTAGGAAAACCACCCGGTTGGAGTGGGCCAAAAAGGCGGGCACGTCCGAGGCCAGGAAAAACTCGCCCGGCTCGCCCAGGCCCAGCACCAGGGGCGAGTCCTTGCGCGCCCCGATGATCAGGCCGGGCTGGGCGCGGTCCAGGATGACCAGGGCGTAGGAGCCCCGGATGCGCCCCAGGGCCCGGCGCACCGCCGCCTCCAGGCCGCTGCCCTTGCGCCGCTCATCGGCGATGAGCACCGCCGCGATCTCGGTGTCGGTCTCGGAGACGAAGTTGTGCCCCGCCTGGGTCAGCTCCTGCTTGAGCTCCAGGTAGTTCTCGATGATGCCGTTGTGCACCACGGCCACGTCGCCGTGCAGATGGGGGTGGGCGTTGGTCTCGCTGGGGCGGCCGTGGGTGGCCCAGCGGGTGTGGCCCATGCCCAGGTGGCCGCTCAACGGATCCTTGGCCAACTTGTCGGCCAGGCGGCTGAGCTTGCCCTCGGCCCGGCGCACCGCGAAATCGCCTTCCGGGGTGACCACGGCCAGCCCGGCGCTGTCATAGCCCCGGTACTCCAGGCGGGCCAGGCCGTCCATGATGACCTCCGGCGCCTCGCCGGGCCCCAGGTAGCCGATAATGCCGCACATTGCCTCTAGTCCCCTTTGCCGCCGTTGGCGGCCCAACGCCGCTCCATGGCGGCCAGCTCGTCCCTGGAATTGATGCCCCGCAGCTCCTCGGGGTCCGGGGCCACGGCGTAGCCCACCTTGTAGCCCCGCGCACCCAGTATCTCGGCCAGGTCGGTGAGATAGTATTCCTTCTGGTCGTTCTCCGTGGAGAGCAGGGGCAGGCCCGTCCGCATGGCCTGGGCGGTGGCCACGATGATGCCCGAGTTCACCAGGGTG
This window contains:
- the rny gene encoding ribonuclease Y, which codes for MSTPLALAGIILALLLGVALGYIIRLRQAASRLESVEALSQKMVDDARRESETLKKEALLQAKDQLYQMKLELEAETKERRAELASMEKRLDKKEETLDRKSSHLDEREDDYHKRDTELTQMRSDAEARLGEYEKMVAEEKATLERIAAMTQDQAKAELISTIESQARHESAKTLVRIEAETKEASQKKAQEILALACKRYAGDYAVEKTVSVVALPNDEMKGRIIGREGRNIRAIEAATGIDLIIDDTPEAVIISGFNPLRREVARRSLERLISDGRIHPARIEEVVKKIETEVEASVKEAGEQATFDVGVHGIHPEIVKLIGRLRYRSSYAQNVLVHSLEVAFLCGIMASELGLDTQAAKRAGLLHDIGKAVDHEIEGPHAVIGADLARRYGEKPHIVHALAAHHEDVAPDSVLDVLVQAADALSGARPGARREMLESYVKRLEDLERIATVHEGVANAYAIQAGRELRIVLEAEKTNDDLALMLSHDVARKIEEELMYPGQIKVTVIRETRAVDYAK
- a CDS encoding cell division protein ZapA; the encoded protein is MPKAVTVEILGNEYVLRSDAGEERVRQVAALLNDRLNEVLATTNTSSTLAAAVLAALNITHELLQLQDQQEKLSQEIEAKTERLLKMIEERKA
- the zapB gene encoding cell division protein ZapB: MDLNTFNLLEKKIEELLGRLSELSGENGELRGRLEEKDKELAEMNQLLAEGDAERDQVRKRVEQLLAKLETL
- the glmS gene encoding glutamine--fructose-6-phosphate transaminase (isomerizing); amino-acid sequence: MCGIIGYLGPGEAPEVIMDGLARLEYRGYDSAGLAVVTPEGDFAVRRAEGKLSRLADKLAKDPLSGHLGMGHTRWATHGRPSETNAHPHLHGDVAVVHNGIIENYLELKQELTQAGHNFVSETDTEIAAVLIADERRKGSGLEAAVRRALGRIRGSYALVILDRAQPGLIIGARKDSPLVLGLGEPGEFFLASDVPAFLAHSNRVVFLHDGDLVVIRDGEYAISDLAGKLQERPVDTISWSPAMAEKAGYKHFMQKEIFEQPRALVDTIGGRAKAGEDDVFLPDLGLTPEDLKGIKRLVLLACGTSWHAALVGKFWLEGLARIPAEVDLGSEFRYRDPLVGPGDLVVAISQSGETADTLAALREATGKGAKAVAICNVVGSTLTREAAGVVYTHAGPEIGVASTKAFTTQLVVLYMLAVHLGRVRGALDSEQGRELINDLVSLPGLLQQTLENEEAVREVAEKYAQATDFLYLGRGLCYPIALEGALKLKEISYIHAEGYPAGEMKHGPIALIDQEMPVVVLANKNDVLEKVLSNMQEVRARQGQLIALTEADNQAACGLADAVIGVPHCPPLLAPVVLTVPLQLLAYHVAVIRGTDVDQPRNLAKSVTVE